In the Symphalangus syndactylus isolate Jambi chromosome 17, NHGRI_mSymSyn1-v2.1_pri, whole genome shotgun sequence genome, CTTTAAgccatttgaaaaacagaaaagtgaaacaacaatataatttttaagaaattgaataTAGGGTGCTGTATTCTGAATGTGTCACCCTAAAATTACTCACCAATGTCACAGGATTAGGAAGTAGGGCCTTTAGGAAGTGATTCAGTCATGAAGGGAGAGTCTTCACGAATGGGTTTAGGGTTCTTACACAAAGACTGGAGGGAGTAGGCTTCCCCTGTTTTGCCCTTgcgccttctgccatgtgagaacacagcgcATCCTCTCCTGAAGACACAGTGCACAAGGCGCCATCTTGGATGTGGAtaccaggccctcaccagacaccaatcctgctggcaccttgatcttggacttccagcctacggaactgtgagaaatacatttctcttcttcagaaattacccagtctagtgTATTTTGTTACATAGTAGCACAAACCCACTAACGCATAGTGCCTCTTGTCAttttcttctacagttttctttgtTGCCTCTTTAGCAGTGGGTCATTTTATATTTGATCCTTCATAATATCTCTTACTTTTGGTGTTTCACATTTCTGTTCCAAGAGTATTCTTAGATACATATTTTTCACTATTTGTTAGTGTCCAGGTCAGAAAGTCAAGAATACATTCTTGTAAGGGTTCAGTTTCTGCAGCAACATAAGTATTAATGCCTCCTGTAAACTAGGTATTTCCTTTCCAATTGTAACTGTCATCTGGAAGCAAAGTGGAATTATAGCCTATGAGTGTGGGGTTGATTTTTAATGTATCTAGGGTATGGTTAAATGCCGGTTTTTAATCACACAGATACATCAATGGCTTGGCACACTAGGGTATCAGTTGCTAGTTGTCTCTGTATTTATCCATGCTGTTAGAGAGGGAAAGTACAGACCGTGAAGTTGGACCAGCTGTCATACCCACAACATTTgggaagcttttattttttttaacctttagctGTCACACGTAGCAGCTCAGGTGAAAGGCACTTTTATTGTAGGGACTCTCCCTTAGTGCTCTGTGGCGCAAAAGAGCAGACCTATGTAGAAGCATATAAGTATTTTGTGCATCAACAGGACAATTAAGGGAACCAATTCTTATTGTATCTTTTAGTCCCTGAAGACAAAACCAAAGTGACAGTAACTAGGTCAAGGCATTGTATTCAGAGAGGGTCAGCCTTGGTCTTTGAGAGTGAGTCTCCTTTACCCCACTGTCAAGACTCACTGAGCAGATGAGAAATTTCACGTGGAACATGCAGTGAATAGCAAACACAGTGGGGGGCACTCACTGTCATGCGCTGCCACGCCTGACGTGGTCAACAGACCTGTCTTCTACCTGACAACAGGCAGGTTGATAAACATTTTCCTGGAGAGTTTCTTGATTCTTCCCAGTTGTGGCAGGATGGACTGACTTAGAGGAGCTCAGGAAGGTTGttaaacaacacagaaacacaaGATGAATTGTACTCCTCAGCAGGCCTAGGTTAGAGCAGCAGGTCCTTGAAGCCTCGGCCACTGCTGGGACACAGCATAATGCCTCTAATAAGTTGAAATTTGGTGGAGAGTGGGTTGCTAATCTCTTTGTCCAGGGACAAAAAGAGACATAAACagcaaaaagttataaaataagtGGGACTAACATCTGCTTATTGTGAGAGGTATGGATTTAAGATATAAGAATTTAGCTGCacgtggaggctcacacctgtaatctcagcacttggggaggccaacgcaggaggacGGCTTGATTCCATGAGTTTGACATGAGCCAGGCAACATAGTAAGTCCCCATTCGTACAATAATGTTTTTGAAGAAAAGTAGTTGAGTGTGGgggaacatgcctgtagtcccaggtacgtgggagcctgaggcaagaaaatcgcttcagcctgggagattgaggctgcagtgagttatgatcacaccaatgcactccagcctgtgagtcCGGAGACCCCAGCTGGCGCCCTAAAACTCCCCTCCACCGGTAGAagtcggctcaaggaggtcctgagGACAGGACTCCCGGGGATCCGGCCCTGGGAAGCCCGAAGCCCCCACTCCCACAACGCTCCCTACTACATCCCCGCTCCAGCCACCACCGCGACTGCCACAGAAGCCCCCCACGCGCGTCACCTAACCTGTTTAAAGGGGCCGCAGCCGGACTTCCAAGAGCAAAGCCGGAGTCCGCCTGGGCAATGCGCATGCGCAAGGCGCGAGCCCATTCTCCTGTCACAGTGACTCCAACGGTTGGCTGAAGACCACTCCTTGAGCCTTGACAAAGCAGGAGCCCTCCGTGGCAGGGCGTCGGTGCCGAGGCTCCAGCCTGACCAATCCAGGGGGTCGACAAAACTGTTTCGGGACACCACAATAAACGGAGGGCCGACCAGGATGCAGAAACAGCAGACGGAGTCCAAGGACAGCAGCGCGGCATCCCAGCCTCAGGCCTGCCCGGAAGGTGTTCGGGTGAGTCCCCCCAAAAGTCGTGCTGCCCCCCGTGATCTCGAGGACAGGTCTGCCTGTGTGCCCGTGGGCTGCTCTCTCACCCAAGAGTCGTTGTCCCGAAGAGCAGAACCCCACAGCCTCAGGGATTGCCTGGAGGTGTGTATTTCTGTGCCACTGCTGtatgtttgtgtgcgtgtgtatcacattctttcttctctctctgtctcccaatctctgtctgtctctctcgctttctctgtctctctgtctgtgcgCCTGTGTGCGTGTGAGTGTTGGGGCGAATGTGCCCTATGCGCCACAAAGCAATTTCTGGCATGTCGGCCTGTCTTTAGTGAGCCTCTTTCTGCGTCTCTGGCTGGGTCATGTGGCCGGTTGTCAATCTTTTTCGCGGCGGTTCCACTTTGGGTTTGTGAAGGCTTCGACGACTTGTGGAGATGCATCGGTCCCGGAGAAATTGAAATCTCATTCCTATCCTGAGCAGCGTCTTTTGTAGGATCAAGATGACCACACTCCAGCCAAGGACAAAAGCCTCACAGGAGTTCATTGTCCTGCAGGAGGGGAGCAAACTGAAGTCAAAGAAGATGGTTCTATCTCCTCGCGGCTTTTCTCTGAGAAATGAAGCCACATCACGACCCAATCTTAAAAAGAAACGGGGAAGGTGACATGGCAAGAATCCCTGTACTGGGACGCTGGACTCTTTGGACAACTCACCAGTTTGGCACTCCTTTCCTTATGCCGGTGGCGGTGAAACTGTGCCTGTATCCTGCCTGGCGGTGGCACTGTGCTGTATTGTGCCTGGGCTCTGGCCTCTGCTCTGTCGTCCCTCTTGCTCTGCCTGCCCTGTTTTGAGGGGTCTAGGTGCTTCTTGGTCTGGATCAATGCCTACAACAAAGAACACTTCCCAGTCCATCAGGGAGAAACTTCATGGAGATCCGCGTCATCAATGTTTCTCTCTCCAAACCAGTTTCTGGTTGATTAGGCAGTTTTGACGATCCTGGAGCTCTGAACTTCCATACCTGTCTCAGACAGAGAATCTCCCTTGGTCTCCATGTTTCACCTGATGGCTGGGTAGTTTGCCTAGAATGAGCGGTAGGTGATAGTGACTGGCCTTGGCTTCTAGGAAAGGTGGTGTCgcattccactgcacttcttCCTGTCTCATTCTGAGGgaacatcctctcctctgctcctgGGTGGACTGCGTCCCACAGCCGAATATTTTGGCTATCACGAATGTCAGGGAACCAAAAggacagggctggggctgggtgcaggtgAGGTTGCGTCAGGGCGACCTAGGcggtggaggggtgggggtggggtgaacTTTGCAGAAACCTCTCCGCTCCGGTGCAGGCATCCCAAAATGTGGCTTGGTCTCATTCACACGCTCTCTCCTGGTTCCCAGCTGTGCTTTGCTTTTCCTTGGTGTTAACGGGGAGGTCACCTGGGCCTTTCTTCCACCGCGCACACGCCTGGACACCATTGTCTTTCTCGCCATCGCCCCATATGGCTTCAGTGACACACACTTACCCCATCTGCTCTGAGAGACGCCAGTGCCACGTGTGGTCGCATTGGCTCCACATCGGACTCTCCCTGAAGCTCCCCCTTCAACCGTGGAAGACTACTCAAAAAGGTCCTGAAGACAGGACTCCTGGGGGTTTGGCCCTGGGACACCCGCGACCCCCTCTCCCACGCCGCCCCCTACTGGACCCCGGATTCGCTGCAAACCGTGGCTGCAGCGGAAGCCCCCAGGCCGCCGCGCAGCCGCCATAGTTTAAAGGGTCCGCAGCCTGACGTCAGGAGTGGAGCGCCAGTCGCCACAGCCAATGCGCATGCGCGAGGTGCGAGCTCATTCTCCCGTCACAGTGATTCTCACGGTTGTCTTAGAAACCTGtccctgggccgggcgcggtggctcacgcttgtaatcccagcactttgggaggccgaggcgggcggatcacgaggtcaggagatcgagaccacggtgaaaccccatctctactaaacatacaaaaaaattagccgggcgtggtggcgggcgcctgtagtcccagctactcggagaggctgaggcaggagaatggcgtgaacccaggaggccgagcttgcagtgagccgagatcgcgccactgcactccagcctgggcgacacagcgagactccgtctcaaaaaaacaaaaaataaataaaaaataaaagctagtcctggccaggtgcagtggctcatgcctgtaatcccaacactttgggaggccgaggcaggcagatcgcttgaggtcaagagttcaagacctgcctggccaacatgatgaaaccttgtctctcctaaaaatacaaaaattagccgggcatgatggtgcacacctttaatcccagggactcgggaggctgagtctggagaatctcttggaggttgcagtgagccaagatcacgccattgcactccagcctgggtgacagagtgagactccaactcaaaaaaaaacaaaaaacctagtcCTGCACCTGAGATGGGACATCTTCACATGACCAAGCTGGTGGAGCCCTGGAAATTTCATTCAGTTGGAAAGCCCCTGAATTTTTGTGGAATGTGTTTCCCACACCCTGACACACACAAATGTCTTACCAGTATGTATAACACTGTGGCCACCTCCTGATCACCAGATCTCATCAGCATAATATCAATGGAAAGGAACAGTGTGATGTCTTCTGGAAGAAAGAAGTGACAAAGGCCTGTGTGGAGTAAATTGACTCAGGGTTGAGGAGCTGATATGCTGTGAGGTAGGATAGCAAAGGTGGCTGCCTCTTTCATTTGGAAGCCAATTGCTTCCGGTGGCCTTTACTAATAGGttacaagaaaaacacacatTTTCTCAGTGGATAGATGCACACCATGCACAAGAggctgtgttaatttgctcaggcaatgaaaccacatctagTACAACAGCTGCACTTGGAGTTCCCATCTGGCGAAGCTGATGAGAATCCGCTGTCATTCTACGAGAGCCAGTTGTTTTCTACACAGGCCAAATAGGTGAGTGAATGGGGATCTACAAATAtataagaacaaaccaaacaaccccataaaaataCCACCCTTGTATCTTAAAGTCCCTCATGACTGTACTAATCTGTGCAAAACCTCCAAGAATGTGGTGTTGCTTTTGCTTTCCTATTTTTGTAGGTGGaagcagctctaatggcttccactGGCCTTTCCTACTATCACATTCCTCCCTGCACAGGTCAGACAACCAATGTGGGATTCTGCCATTTGCTGAGTGTGTCCATTCCACTTCTGCAACCTGACACTGAGCAAATAAGCAGAGGATGGATGTGGGGCCAGCTGGGCAGTGCCAGGTGCTTCCAGTACTTTCACTTTCATATAATTCTGGCTGAACTTGGAACTGACCTAAAAACAGGATTTGATTCCCCTTTCACTTCTACTTATGAAGACATAAATAGATTTCCAGGAAATCTCACATGGAGGGGAAATTGATTTTGTAATTCACTGcttgattctgatgcacactatgTAGTTATTATTTCAGACACAAATCACAGGAACAATATTTGTTTATTGAGGAAACAGGTATCAAGACACTGAGAGTAGGTACAGAGTGTCTTGCCTGCCCTAGGTGAACTGGCAGGAAATAAGAATCTCTGTGTCCCTGGTTGCTTTAGGAAAGTAGAAACCTACACAGAGTAGGAGAACTTTCTATAGGTGTGAGAAAGTGTGTgaggaaaagaggaggagagTGGACAGCATAGAGGTTTCTGGACTGAGACAGGGGATTTCGGGCGTGAATAACGGAGTGAGTAGCAGGGTGGAAGGGCTGTGTCTGAGCTGAGCAGGGCTGAGTGGGAACTGCGCTCTCTACACTGAAACACAGTAGGGGCTCATGGGGGCTCCCTTCCCCTATCTGGACTCCAAAGTGCACAGCACCCTTTGTGAGAGCAAAATAGTAAAAACCACGCAGTAACCATCAAAAGGATCAAGTTCAATAATTTTGGATCATCCTTCTACTGGCATATTATgcaatctttaaaaaatgaagcagcaggccaagcacggtggctcatgcctgtaatgccagcactttggaaggccaaggcgggcagattacctgaggtcaggagttcgagaccagccagaccaacatggagaaacctcatctgtactaaaaatacaaaaaattaaccaggcgtggtggcgcatgtctttaatcccagctacttgggaggctgaggcaggagaatcacttggacctgtgaggtggaggttgcggtgagctgagatcgcaccattgcactccagcctgagcaacaagagtgaaactccatctcaaaaaaaaaaaaaaaagaaaaatgaagcagcaCCATAAATAGATGAATTCTCCAAGATATGTTCTTTGACTATAAATCGACTCTAGTTTCTAAAGTATAATGTATAAAGACATTTAtaccagcatttttttaaaaagaaatgaaagcatatatgtatatatgaatatgtgtatAGGCATGtatacaaaaaggaatgaaagcatATTATATAAATGAGGAAGAGGAAATATACGGTTCTCTAATGGTAGATTATCTCTGGAAGGAGAGCAGAGAAGCTGGTAGTGTTGTTCTGGGGAGTAGCAGTGAGGTTTgggagtgaaaggaagagttaattTTTGACTGACTAAAATAATTTgattcatatatgtattttatctatttggccacatgaaaatgtaaataacaGCATGAGCAGAAATGATAGCTATGGAAATGATTCTCCACCTTGGGGGAAATGGCAGGTGAACCAACCTTGACCTTGGTCAGATTTGGGAAAGAGCTGAGGGTGGCAGTGCAAGCAGAGGGTGCTCTGTGATGAAAAGCCTGGGGCAGGAGTAGTTACAGCAGATGGGCCCCGAGGGATTGGTGGGACCAGGGCAGGGAGAGCTGCCTCCTTCTCTGGGAGGCCACAGAGGCTGCACTCTGGGAGCTCCTGGGGTGCTCACCTGGTACTCATTGTCCAGCACAGAGACACGCAGGTCAAATGATTTGCCACCCTCAAAGGGCACATTGTCAGATTTCACCTCGCTCTTCCAGACCCCCCACTCATGGCTGTTCATGGCCACACAATGACCAAAGTGCACTCAGAAATGGAAAGCGATGTCTGAGTCCTCATCCATCCTGGTGTGGAAATCCACCTGCAGCTGTGGCTCCTTGCTGAGGGCAAAGCACACGGTGTGTTGGGCAGGTCCTTACCTTGCGGGGCACACACTTAAACCAACACAAATTCCTTCCCCGCTCAGAATCTCAGAGAGACAGGGGCATCAGTAGATCTCATTCCCCTGTGATTTCAATGTGCAGACAGGATTGAGAACCAGCGGGTTAGAATAATTTGCCACAGAATTGATGGTATTATGTGGCGGATACCCTTTTTCACAAGAAGTATTAGGAGGATTTGGGGAAATGCTTATGAGTGTAGCCTAATTTTACTGGCCCAGCCCCATGAATAAGCCCACCTTCATTTTCTTCAGTGAAATataaaggggaaaagaaagataCTGAGAACAAATTTTTTGTTTACTAGAAGTcagaacctgggcaacatggcaaaacctcatctctacaaaatataccaaaaacaaaaaaaattagccaggcatggtggcatatgcctatagtcccagctactcaggaggcggaggcaggaggatcagttgagcccaggaggttgaagctgcagtgagacatgattgcaccagcctgggtgacagagcaagaccttgtctcaaagggaaaaaaagagaagtcagTATTCGTAGACTTATGGGAAACCACAGTTTCAGTTCTGGAGAGACCTCTAGAAATAGTCCATCTCctcaaaatatacacaaaatttcAGAGGAGACATCGACTCAACAAGTTAACAATAGAGGAAGTACTTAGTAAGTTGCTCTGACAGGGTCCCAAAAGAACACtcaaaagggccaggcacggtggctcatgcctgtaatcccagcactttgggaggccagaggtgggcagatcacctgaggccaggagttcgagaccagcttgaccaacatggtgaaaccccacctctactgaaaatacaaaaattagccggcatggtggcgagcgcctgtaatcccagctactcgggaggctgaggcaggaaaatcgcttgaacctgggaggaggaggttgcagtgagccgagatcgcaccatcgcactccagcctgggcgacagagcaagactccgtctcaaagaaaagaatactCATAAGAGACAAATGGTGCATGACAACTTTGATAGACAACTTCGATAGAATTTTTCACATTAGCAATCTCAGAAGGCCGGgcctgatggctcacgcctgtaatcccaacactttcgggagccaaggcaggtggatctcttgagcccaggagttcaagaccagcctggacaacatggcgaaaccctgtctctacaaaaattagccgggcatggtggcatgcatttgtaatcctagctattcgtgaggctgaggcagggggatagcttgagcccaggaggcaaaggttgccgtcagccaagatcgtgccactgcactccagcctgagcgacagagccaggccttatttcaaaaaaaaaaaaaagaagaagaaaaaacgcTGTCTCAGAAGAATAGCAAATCTGGGTAAGTCTTTAGAACTTGTTTCTATCAAGATTTTGACTTGGCTGCCCTCTAGTGGGCAGAAGCCTGACCCGACAGTAAGGAGGGAGAAAACGGTGGGCTCCACTTTCCCCAGTGCTCCTAGCTGGAGTGTGGATTCTGCACAACTGTTACCAGGATGCTCTGAGtcctggcctcttttttcttttttttttttttgacaggtggaatctcactctgtcacccaggctggagtgcagtggcccaatcttggctcactgcaacctctgcctcccgggttcaagcaattctcctgcctcagcctcccaagtagttgggattacaggcatgtgccaccacgcccggctaatttttttttttctgcttttaatagagatagggtttcaccatgttggccagactgatctcaaactcctgacttcaagtgatccacctgccttggcctcccaaactactgggattacaggcatgagccactgcgcctggctgagtcCTGGCCTCTACTTAGAGGTTTATgtgcaaatatttatttccagGATCTGTTCGTAGCAGTGACTTAGGCGAAAGGACAGTTTAATCATAAGGAAGCAATCAGACGCCAGGCgccatggcttacgcctgtaatcccgacactttggaaggctgaaacgggcggatcacctgaggtcgcgagtttgagaccagcctgaccaatatggagaaaccccgtctgtactaaaaatacaaaaaattagctaggcatggtggcgcacgcctgtaatcccagctactcgagaggctgaggcaggagaatcgcttgaagctgggaggtgcaggttgcagtgagtgagatcatgccactgcactccagcttgggcaacaagagtgaaattccgtctcaaaaaaaaaagaaaaaacaatcagacAATCCCAGAAGTATGAGATGTTATACAAAACAACTGGCCTGGACTATTCAAAAACTCAGTGTCAAGATAGCCACAAAAAAGGAGAggaggccgagcacagtggctcacacttgtaattctagcaccttaaaggctgaagcaggcagactGCAGACTGCGGGAGGATTGCCAAAGgctaagagttcaag is a window encoding:
- the LEUTX gene encoding paired-like homeodomain transcription factor LEUTX isoform X1, producing MPRCCPWTPSAVSASWSALRLLWCPETVLSTPWIGQAGASAPTPCHGGLLLCQGSRSGLQPTVGVTVTGEWARALRMRIAQADSGFALGSPAAAPLNSEVLTLYTARWVCSVSSLSWNIPAPHKLPVTRKNPEFQVDFYEYPKEDAIITFHFPVYTNNVVVMNSIQKGSWNEKNIAFSGSIVTGKSFEL